A window of Candidatus Hydrogenedentota bacterium contains these coding sequences:
- a CDS encoding amino acid permease, translating into MEQTTNQQPGLRRELGTPGAVLMGLGSILGTGAFVSIGIAAGITGPSVILATALAALVATCNALNSAQLAAAHPVSGGAYEYGYRLLHPAAGFTAGWMFLCAKTASAATAALGFAGYTLHALGVETHGALVGLALAAVIVLTALVAGGIRRSNTANTAIVLFTIGALLAFILGVLPAGVRQGGANLTPFFGGEDGAGTFLQATALMFVAFTGYGRIATLGEEVHNPRHTIPRAIIITLVISALLYIGLALAAVAAAGAGALGTLTEVRAAAPLEAVADAYAGAWVAWIVGLGAVTAMLGVLLNLILGLSRVLLAMARRGDAPRFLATIGADSGAPAASVWAVGIAIAALAFLGDVKTTWSFSAFTVLVYYAINNLAALRLPAEERLYPRFWAAGGLAACLFLAFWVDVQVWMAGLALIGAGLAGHWTRRWLRPAA; encoded by the coding sequence ACCGGCGCGTTTGTGTCGATCGGCATCGCGGCGGGCATCACGGGCCCCTCGGTGATCCTGGCGACCGCGCTCGCCGCGCTGGTGGCCACGTGCAACGCGCTGAACAGCGCCCAGCTGGCGGCGGCGCACCCGGTCAGCGGCGGGGCCTATGAGTACGGCTACCGGCTGCTCCACCCCGCGGCGGGCTTCACGGCGGGCTGGATGTTCCTTTGCGCGAAGACGGCCTCGGCGGCGACCGCGGCGCTGGGCTTTGCGGGCTACACGCTGCACGCGCTGGGCGTGGAGACGCACGGCGCCTTGGTGGGCCTCGCGCTGGCGGCGGTGATCGTGCTGACGGCGCTGGTGGCGGGCGGTATCCGGCGCTCGAATACCGCGAACACGGCGATTGTCCTCTTTACCATCGGCGCGCTGCTCGCGTTTATCCTGGGCGTGCTGCCGGCGGGCGTGCGCCAGGGCGGCGCGAATCTGACGCCCTTCTTTGGAGGGGAAGACGGGGCCGGGACCTTCCTGCAGGCGACCGCGCTGATGTTCGTGGCCTTCACGGGCTACGGGCGCATCGCGACGCTGGGCGAGGAGGTGCACAATCCGAGGCACACCATCCCGCGCGCGATCATCATCACGCTCGTGATTTCGGCGCTGCTCTATATCGGCCTGGCCCTGGCGGCCGTCGCGGCGGCGGGCGCGGGCGCGCTCGGGACCCTGACCGAGGTGCGCGCCGCGGCGCCGCTGGAAGCGGTGGCGGACGCCTACGCCGGGGCCTGGGTTGCGTGGATAGTGGGCCTGGGCGCGGTGACGGCCATGCTGGGCGTGCTGCTGAATCTCATCCTGGGGCTCTCGCGCGTGCTGCTGGCGATGGCGCGGCGGGGGGATGCGCCCCGCTTCCTGGCGACCATCGGCGCGGACTCCGGCGCCCCGGCGGCATCCGTGTGGGCCGTGGGCATCGCCATTGCCGCGCTCGCGTTCCTGGGCGACGTGAAGACCACGTGGTCCTTCAGCGCGTTTACGGTGCTGGTGTACTACGCGATCAACAACCTGGCGGCGCTTCGGCTGCCCGCGGAGGAACGCCTCTACCCGCGCTTCTGGGCCGCGGGCGGATTGGCGGCCTGCCTGTTCCTGGCCTTCTGGGTGGACGTACAGGTATGGATGGCCGGCCTGGCGCTGATCGGCGCGGGCCTGGCGGGCCACTGGACGCGGCGGTGGCTGCGCCCAGCGGCGTAG
- a CDS encoding type II toxin-antitoxin system HicB family antitoxin: MRYRVLIEQDEDGTFVGEVPSLPGCVSQGKTRNELLDNVREAIEGYIESLEAHGEPVPPSISEEVIEISP, translated from the coding sequence ATGCGTTACCGTGTTTTGATTGAACAAGATGAAGACGGCACGTTTGTGGGTGAAGTCCCATCTCTGCCCGGGTGCGTTTCACAAGGGAAGACGCGGAACGAGCTATTGGACAACGTCCGGGAGGCGATTGAGGGCTATATCGAAAGTCTGGAAGCCCACGGTGAGCCCGTCCCGCCCTCGATTTCGGAGGAAGTCATCGAGATATCGCCGTGA
- a CDS encoding P-loop NTPase, giving the protein MVTENQVLDAMRHIIDPDFGKDIVSLGFIKNIQIDEGAVAFTVELTTPACPVKERFQRECEAAVANLPGVMNVQVTMSAMKPKERTGPKIDTLKNVGAVIAVSSCKGGVGKSTVAAHLARAIQREGHKVGLLDVDIYGPSLPTLFKANNPDVYMKNNLLEPVMCDGLKTMSLGYVMGDRPAVMRGPMVSNYTSQILQQTDWGELDYLIIDMPPGTGDIQLTLVQQAALDGAIIVTTPQALSLVDVSRGILMFESVKVPVLGVVENMAYFLCDNCEKKHFIFGSSSATLKARFGLDTLAQLPLIPGVSDTSSQDAGADIPAFREMAEKLHREVGKRRLEGESHPEAIPENGELLVRFGDGKEVRVPNKKLRISCQCALCVNEFTGQPILNPDSVPEDIKIESLSTLGNYAVGIVWSDGHSSGIFPWEHIKRVALL; this is encoded by the coding sequence ATGGTTACCGAAAACCAGGTGCTGGACGCGATGCGTCACATCATTGACCCCGATTTCGGCAAAGACATTGTCTCGCTCGGGTTCATCAAGAATATCCAGATCGACGAGGGCGCCGTCGCCTTTACGGTCGAGTTAACGACCCCCGCCTGCCCCGTAAAGGAGCGCTTTCAGCGCGAGTGCGAGGCCGCCGTCGCGAATCTGCCCGGCGTGATGAACGTCCAGGTCACCATGAGCGCGATGAAGCCCAAAGAGCGCACCGGCCCCAAGATCGACACCCTCAAGAACGTCGGCGCCGTGATAGCGGTTTCCTCGTGCAAGGGCGGCGTCGGAAAATCCACCGTCGCCGCGCACCTGGCCCGGGCCATTCAGCGCGAGGGGCACAAGGTCGGCCTGCTCGATGTCGATATCTACGGCCCGTCACTGCCGACGCTCTTCAAGGCGAACAACCCCGACGTCTACATGAAAAACAACCTGCTGGAGCCCGTCATGTGCGACGGCCTCAAGACCATGTCGCTCGGCTACGTCATGGGTGATCGCCCGGCCGTCATGCGCGGGCCCATGGTCTCGAACTACACCTCCCAGATCCTCCAGCAGACCGACTGGGGCGAGCTGGACTACCTCATCATCGACATGCCCCCCGGCACCGGCGATATCCAGCTCACGCTCGTGCAGCAGGCGGCCCTGGACGGCGCCATCATCGTCACCACGCCGCAGGCCCTGTCCCTCGTGGACGTCTCCCGCGGCATCCTCATGTTCGAGTCGGTTAAGGTTCCCGTGCTCGGCGTCGTCGAGAACATGGCCTATTTCCTCTGCGACAACTGCGAGAAGAAGCACTTTATCTTCGGCAGCAGCAGCGCCACGCTCAAGGCGCGCTTCGGGCTCGACACCCTCGCGCAGCTCCCCTTGATTCCGGGCGTTTCGGACACCTCCAGCCAGGATGCTGGCGCGGACATCCCCGCATTCCGCGAGATGGCCGAAAAGCTGCACCGCGAAGTCGGCAAGCGACGCCTGGAAGGCGAGTCCCACCCGGAGGCCATTCCCGAGAACGGGGAACTGCTCGTGCGCTTCGGCGACGGCAAAGAGGTCCGTGTGCCCAACAAGAAGCTGCGCATCTCCTGCCAGTGCGCGCTCTGCGTAAACGAATTCACCGGCCAGCCAATCCTTAACCCGGACTCCGTCCCCGAGGACATCAAGATCGAGTCCCTGTCGACACTGGGCAACTACGCCGTCGGCATCGTCTGGAGCGACGGCCACAGCTCCGGCATCTTCCCCTGGGAGCACATCAAGCGCGTCGCGCTGCTGTAG
- a CDS encoding uracil-DNA glycosylase family protein → MAGRKKQAAIEALLAEVRGCAHCAAALPLGPRPVLRAGTGARILIVGQAPGTRVHATGIPWNDPSGDRLRGWLAVDRDTFYDETRFAIIPMGFCYPGRDPRGGDLPPRPECAPLWHARLLELLPDIGLTLLVGQYAQRYYLADRACKTLSDTVARRGDYGPAYLPLPHPSPRNVLWLKRRPWFEAEVVPELRVRVRALLGD, encoded by the coding sequence ATGGCGGGCCGGAAAAAACAAGCTGCGATCGAGGCGCTCCTGGCGGAAGTGCGCGGCTGCGCCCATTGCGCGGCGGCGCTCCCGCTTGGACCGCGCCCCGTGCTGCGCGCGGGAACGGGCGCGCGAATTCTGATCGTGGGCCAGGCGCCGGGCACGCGGGTGCACGCCACGGGGATACCGTGGAACGATCCGAGCGGCGACCGGCTCCGCGGGTGGCTTGCGGTGGATCGCGATACGTTTTACGACGAAACGCGGTTCGCCATCATCCCGATGGGCTTCTGCTATCCGGGCCGGGACCCGCGCGGCGGCGATCTGCCGCCCCGTCCCGAGTGCGCGCCGCTCTGGCATGCGCGGCTGCTGGAATTGCTGCCGGACATCGGCCTCACGCTGCTGGTGGGCCAGTATGCGCAGCGGTACTACCTCGCTGATCGCGCGTGCAAGACGCTGTCCGACACGGTGGCGCGCCGGGGCGACTACGGGCCGGCATACCTGCCGCTGCCGCATCCCTCGCCGCGAAACGTGTTGTGGCTCAAGCGCCGCCCGTGGTTCGAGGCGGAGGTCGTCCCGGAATTGCGGGTGCGGGTTCGGGCGCTCCTCGGCGATTGA